One Aegilops tauschii subsp. strangulata cultivar AL8/78 chromosome 7, Aet v6.0, whole genome shotgun sequence genomic window carries:
- the LOC120969648 gene encoding uncharacterized protein isoform X3 — translation MSVAKQEGLEKKFKLSTTIGTTNMRLFDSDGKIRKYDTPEDILKDFFKLRLQFYGRREAVMLQNIGEELLMLKNKVIDAKFEAEQKKMRCWREKKPQGERASEAAPKITAANKSHKASSPVAVRDNEDEVLEQKERFLVAYNLDSSPKHSAMEAETTEGQEKGKKRRKEPSKIGNNSSAPPGKKVRKMRASHFNNKSSFVL, via the exons ATGAGTGTGGCTAAGCAAGAAGGGCTTGAGAAGAAATTCAAGCTGTCAACCACAATAGGAACAACAAACATGCGCTTGTTTGACTCGGATGGTAAAATTCGAAAATATGACACCCCAGAGGACA TACTTAAAGACTTCTTCAAACTGAGGCTCCAGTTTTATGGCAGAAGAGAG GCAGTAATGTTGcaaaatattggggaagagtTGTTGATGCTTAAGAACAAG GTGATTGATGCAAAATTTGAAGCTGAACAGAAGAAGATGAGATGTTGGCGGGAAAAAAAACCTCAAGGCGAGAGGGCGTCTGAAGCAGCACCCAAGATAACGGCGGCCAACAAATCTCACAAG GCAAGCTCACCGGTGGCGGTGAGAGATAATGAGGATGAAGTGCTCGAACAAAAAGAGCGTTTTCTGGTTGCTTATAATCTTGACTCCTCTCCAAAACATAGTG CCATGGAAGCTGAGACTACAGAAGGACAAGAGAAAGGAAAGAAGAGGAGGAAGGAGCCAAGCAAAATAGGAAACAATTCTAGTGCTCCTCCTGGGAAGAAGGTGCGAAAGATGAGGGCCTCCCACTTCAACAATAAGAGCAGCTTTGTTTTGTAG
- the LOC120969648 gene encoding DNA topoisomerase 2-like isoform X2 yields MSVAKQEGLEKKFKLSTTIGTTNMRLFDSDGKIRKYDTPEDILKDFFKLRLQFYGRREAVMLQNIGEELLMLKNKVRFILAVISGDIKLFKRNRAERFLELKQKGYEPFPKRNITPDPVAVGGATEVDEGIHASDYEYLIAMAVGGTFTPEKVQELIAQQKKLEDEAESLGKATPKTLWLRDLDALEKELDVIDAKFEAEQKKMRCWREKKPQGERASEAAPKITAANKSHKKLELYGVATCAAMEAETTEGQEKGKKRRKEPSKIGNNSSAPPGKKVRKMRASHFNNKSSFVL; encoded by the exons ATGAGTGTGGCTAAGCAAGAAGGGCTTGAGAAGAAATTCAAGCTGTCAACCACAATAGGAACAACAAACATGCGCTTGTTTGACTCGGATGGTAAAATTCGAAAATATGACACCCCAGAGGACA TACTTAAAGACTTCTTCAAACTGAGGCTCCAGTTTTATGGCAGAAGAGAG GCAGTAATGTTGcaaaatattggggaagagtTGTTGATGCTTAAGAACAAGGTGAGGTTTATTCTTGCTGTTATCTCCGGGGACATCAAACTGTTTAAGAGGAACAGAGCAGAGCGATTCCTGGAGCTTAAGCAGAAGGGGTATGAACCATTCCCAAAGAGAAACATTACGCCCGACCCAGTTGCTGTTGGAGGAGCTACGGAAGTAGATGAAGGAATACATGCGAGTGATTATGAGTATCTTATAGCCATGGCAGTTGGTGGTACATTTACTCCCGAGAAGGTACAGGAGCTCATCGCACAACAAAAGAAATTAGAGGACGAAGCAGAAAGTCTGGGCAAAGCAACTCCGAAAACTCTGTGGTTGAGAGACCTTGATGCCCTTGAAAAGGAACTGGAT GTGATTGATGCAAAATTTGAAGCTGAACAGAAGAAGATGAGATGTTGGCGGGAAAAAAAACCTCAAGGCGAGAGGGCGTCTGAAGCAGCACCCAAGATAACGGCGGCCAACAAATCTCACAAG AAGCTTGAACTTTATGGCGTGGCCACTTGTGCAGCCATGGAAGCTGAGACTACAGAAGGACAAGAGAAAGGAAAGAAGAGGAGGAAGGAGCCAAGCAAAATAGGAAACAATTCTAGTGCTCCTCCTGGGAAGAAGGTGCGAAAGATGAGGGCCTCCCACTTCAACAATAAGAGCAGCTTTGTTTTGTAG
- the LOC120969648 gene encoding DNA topoisomerase 2-like isoform X1 encodes MSVAKQEGLEKKFKLSTTIGTTNMRLFDSDGKIRKYDTPEDILKDFFKLRLQFYGRREAVMLQNIGEELLMLKNKVRFILAVISGDIKLFKRNRAERFLELKQKGYEPFPKRNITPDPVAVGGATEVDEGIHASDYEYLIAMAVGGTFTPEKVQELIAQQKKLEDEAESLGKATPKTLWLRDLDALEKELDVIDAKFEAEQKKMRCWREKKPQGERASEAAPKITAANKSHKASSPVAVRDNEDEVLEQKERFLVAYNLDSSPKHSAMEAETTEGQEKGKKRRKEPSKIGNNSSAPPGKKVRKMRASHFNNKSSFVL; translated from the exons ATGAGTGTGGCTAAGCAAGAAGGGCTTGAGAAGAAATTCAAGCTGTCAACCACAATAGGAACAACAAACATGCGCTTGTTTGACTCGGATGGTAAAATTCGAAAATATGACACCCCAGAGGACA TACTTAAAGACTTCTTCAAACTGAGGCTCCAGTTTTATGGCAGAAGAGAG GCAGTAATGTTGcaaaatattggggaagagtTGTTGATGCTTAAGAACAAGGTGAGGTTTATTCTTGCTGTTATCTCCGGGGACATCAAACTGTTTAAGAGGAACAGAGCAGAGCGATTCCTGGAGCTTAAGCAGAAGGGGTATGAACCATTCCCAAAGAGAAACATTACGCCCGACCCAGTTGCTGTTGGAGGAGCTACGGAAGTAGATGAAGGAATACATGCGAGTGATTATGAGTATCTTATAGCCATGGCAGTTGGTGGTACATTTACTCCCGAGAAGGTACAGGAGCTCATCGCACAACAAAAGAAATTAGAGGACGAAGCAGAAAGTCTGGGCAAAGCAACTCCGAAAACTCTGTGGTTGAGAGACCTTGATGCCCTTGAAAAGGAACTGGAT GTGATTGATGCAAAATTTGAAGCTGAACAGAAGAAGATGAGATGTTGGCGGGAAAAAAAACCTCAAGGCGAGAGGGCGTCTGAAGCAGCACCCAAGATAACGGCGGCCAACAAATCTCACAAG GCAAGCTCACCGGTGGCGGTGAGAGATAATGAGGATGAAGTGCTCGAACAAAAAGAGCGTTTTCTGGTTGCTTATAATCTTGACTCCTCTCCAAAACATAGTG CCATGGAAGCTGAGACTACAGAAGGACAAGAGAAAGGAAAGAAGAGGAGGAAGGAGCCAAGCAAAATAGGAAACAATTCTAGTGCTCCTCCTGGGAAGAAGGTGCGAAAGATGAGGGCCTCCCACTTCAACAATAAGAGCAGCTTTGTTTTGTAG